In Corynebacterium afermentans subsp. afermentans, a genomic segment contains:
- the grpE gene encoding nucleotide exchange factor GrpE, translating into MSIRQWDNIADTNVADEVPAQPAPPEPTAPAAPENPSTELREVRESLDALQAMMVPKRLMQDVMEGLGALSAQVENQQAERAQLHGDLQEARRDQVALLLNPGVKRLLALQAFLNDLPQTPELEHAGELLVDAIEAFGYEPVEADPGTDFDKKVHNSVGVEETDDEALDGKVVREVSPGYIYANAKRAAFPARVVVHKYV; encoded by the coding sequence ATGAGCATTCGTCAGTGGGACAATATCGCGGACACAAACGTCGCAGACGAAGTCCCGGCCCAACCAGCACCCCCTGAGCCGACAGCACCGGCCGCACCCGAGAACCCCAGCACCGAGCTGCGTGAGGTTCGCGAGTCCTTGGACGCCCTGCAAGCCATGATGGTGCCCAAGCGCCTCATGCAAGACGTCATGGAAGGCCTCGGCGCGCTGAGCGCCCAGGTGGAAAACCAGCAGGCGGAGCGCGCCCAGCTGCACGGGGATTTGCAGGAGGCGCGCCGGGACCAGGTGGCGTTGCTCCTGAACCCGGGCGTGAAGCGTCTTTTAGCATTGCAGGCGTTTCTCAACGACCTGCCGCAAACCCCGGAGCTCGAACACGCAGGCGAGTTGCTCGTGGATGCGATCGAGGCCTTCGGCTACGAGCCCGTCGAGGCCGATCCGGGCACGGACTTTGACAAGAAAGTGCACAACAGCGTGGGTGTTGAGGAAACTGACGACGAAGCGCTGGACGGCAAAGTAGTCCGTGAGGTCAGTCCCGGCTACATCTACGCCAACGCGAAGCGGGCAGCGTTTCCCGCTCGTGTCGTAGTGCACAAGTACGTTTAG
- a CDS encoding Hsp70 family protein, which yields MADKKKVFGIDLGTTYSAVAHVDEYGVAQVIENEDGQPTTPSVVYFEDDSSFVVGQEAKNGQKLYPDDTVSLIKRNMGDRITLNFHGNDYTPESISALILRQLVEVAQEMEDEDTNAVVITVPAYFGTVQKQATKDAGEIAGLDVRGIIAEPVAAALSAGFEPGEHQTIFVYDLGGGTMDCTVMELNENGVEVLATDGDRRLGGADWDAELLNMVAAKFMLETGLTEDPTFDDEFYQDLLSNVEQAKISLSRKKKVKIRCSYRNEASAMIEVTREEFEERTRDKVEQTLRIVDRTLEKAREKRPNLEIEKYLLVGGSSKMPMIPAALEERYGWELTPTEYDLAVAKGAAIYGQGEMDFAVDNEEGTDSTDAAPEQSSKHFVLGGSAGGAATTQTITNVLPKSVGVLFFDPERQEEYVGHILHAGESLPAEGTTQARTVQDGTTSLRFRIFEQLGEVESRDLEANEEISPEGGALLDNLPHLPAHSEVNLIMSVDADGIVTLQGHEPKSNQFFRLEAQVSALDKEEVAAAKQQVVLMMRGD from the coding sequence ATGGCTGACAAGAAGAAAGTCTTCGGCATCGATCTGGGCACCACCTACTCGGCTGTCGCCCACGTGGACGAGTACGGCGTAGCGCAAGTCATTGAAAACGAGGACGGCCAGCCCACCACGCCGTCTGTGGTCTACTTCGAGGACGACAGCAGCTTCGTCGTGGGCCAGGAGGCCAAGAACGGCCAGAAGCTGTACCCGGACGACACGGTCTCGTTGATCAAGCGCAACATGGGCGACCGCATCACCCTGAACTTCCACGGCAACGACTACACCCCGGAATCCATCTCCGCGCTGATCCTGCGCCAGCTGGTTGAGGTGGCGCAGGAGATGGAAGACGAGGACACCAACGCGGTTGTCATCACCGTCCCGGCGTACTTCGGCACCGTGCAGAAGCAGGCCACTAAGGACGCCGGCGAGATTGCGGGCCTGGATGTGCGCGGCATCATCGCCGAGCCGGTGGCCGCCGCCCTTTCCGCAGGTTTCGAGCCGGGCGAGCACCAGACCATCTTCGTCTACGACTTAGGCGGCGGCACCATGGACTGCACCGTCATGGAACTCAACGAAAACGGTGTAGAAGTCCTGGCCACGGACGGCGACCGCAGGCTCGGCGGCGCGGACTGGGACGCGGAGCTTTTAAACATGGTGGCGGCGAAGTTCATGCTGGAGACCGGCCTGACCGAGGACCCCACCTTCGACGACGAGTTTTACCAAGACCTGCTTTCCAACGTGGAGCAGGCGAAGATTTCCCTGTCGCGCAAGAAGAAGGTGAAGATCCGCTGCTCCTACCGCAACGAGGCTTCCGCCATGATTGAGGTCACCCGCGAGGAGTTCGAGGAACGCACCCGCGACAAGGTGGAGCAGACCCTGCGCATCGTGGACCGCACTCTGGAGAAGGCCCGAGAGAAGCGCCCGAACCTGGAGATTGAGAAGTACCTGCTGGTCGGCGGTTCCTCGAAGATGCCGATGATCCCGGCGGCGCTGGAGGAGCGCTACGGCTGGGAGCTCACGCCCACCGAGTACGACCTTGCCGTGGCCAAGGGGGCGGCGATCTACGGCCAGGGCGAGATGGATTTCGCCGTGGACAACGAGGAGGGTACTGACAGCACCGACGCCGCCCCGGAGCAGAGCTCGAAGCACTTCGTGCTCGGCGGCAGCGCGGGCGGCGCTGCCACCACCCAGACCATCACCAATGTGCTGCCGAAGTCTGTCGGCGTGCTGTTTTTCGACCCGGAGCGCCAGGAAGAGTACGTCGGCCACATTCTGCACGCGGGCGAGTCTTTGCCTGCCGAGGGCACCACGCAGGCGAGGACGGTGCAGGACGGGACGACGTCGTTACGCTTCCGCATCTTCGAGCAGCTGGGTGAGGTGGAGTCCCGCGACCTTGAGGCAAACGAGGAGATCTCGCCCGAGGGCGGCGCGCTGCTGGATAACCTGCCGCACTTGCCCGCGCATTCCGAGGTGAACCTGATCATGTCCGTGGACGCGGACGGCATTGTCACCCTGCAGGGCCACGAGCCGAAGTCCAACCAGTTCTTCCGCCTGGAGGCGCAGGTCTCCGCGCTGGACAAGGAAGAGGTCGCCGCCGCGAAGCAGCAGGTTGTCCTCATGATGCGCGGGGACTAG
- a CDS encoding tubulin-like doman-containing protein, with translation MFKVLVVGCGGSGAKSLSYMMDQLKTTLAENAPVWFEGNGRKLPDAWQFVSIDVPTEPERVKAIPNVPNAGGQYISTGASSNYSFVDRAVSVQLSRNNALGSIATWSYPNPEEVTVPVDAGAGQYRGVGRMLILNKLTDVEDQLKQAKDRLYSPRSATQLDAIRSEMGQGEATGELAADPIVFVVSSMAGGAGASMALDVCRLLSGLELSNYQGRSSLFMVTPDVFKTAGSADSFVGTSPNALAMFGELAAGQFGEGTKSDELLYEALGYQGNLDDTLVSRVFPVGISAGVNAVPIAEGAGPSTVYRALGRGLAALTTDTTMMENFVQYQLGNPGGLSYDHDYYGWGLGGASSDSVPWGTFGYGRLAMGRDRYGEYAAQRLASSAVNTLKNGFKFTGSVDSDDDQLDQRLEKSWQNIQRRLANTLPLPADERQTAANAAETDQAWASNRFSDTAVAWAQSRVDMMKSSNVVPAPESRKGAEWANDVEASLSSAYRNRQLVADDVQGVTNGSGPLYRAVYQWAGADELQREVLEVLSVEIGRYGVAFGSKLLKTIRQHVSDAAARLRQTQLSEGLFLDSQLGAEIRGQRGKIVGDGYLDRIYGSVRDQLWYIAMGNMMRLAGNVLEDFARYFLADFDSEIQAAHRELNHDLTLDNDPSLGVAQMKTNVPRLWPSEEVDVVPDRFSNAANEVMITEPEHYPGQFEEDVIQSVITDENRQLRFDDALVEAARQIVAGDWRSDADADDAPRDLLTLVQPWVPRALTSVPDSADLRNETNGKVELKVRSEHVLDRSRKFVGRAGFSFSRFIETSLRSYILDAPDEPTRAARREDIAGKFAQAMTKALPLAQINSSLLQELYPDDSNAKYKFNFSTVPFAGDSAMAEKLTKVESSYPNAEYDAKNPLGGALQTNGEQREISIYGSYPNYLPVVFDSILPSAARQWDKLTLPNARTAFWQMRRARPINAATPLTDAERQAMINGWYVGRLIGTTIFPGDKNRATGQDGIHVFDPVTQSWEDFDTPLLTPPSKMRTNYDWLPAILESLPMAWAKADESPALSSLNPYRALRHNWDATESAPATARNATRGYDLLRKWLFDGIRIGGEQAQHTLVQGTGPEVSPEARRDAAIAWLQAEGKRALQLVPTKRLPSTTPPGGQQRELADISDRNVAMRVPLMIDIANGVLKMAEDLIGAIREAYEAGPPEQDTVYGETGLDYLDSNDTSGSSSANGQINDIFGGF, from the coding sequence ATGTTCAAAGTTCTCGTTGTCGGTTGTGGCGGATCTGGCGCTAAGTCGCTGTCCTACATGATGGACCAGCTCAAGACCACGCTCGCGGAGAACGCTCCGGTCTGGTTTGAGGGCAACGGCCGCAAACTGCCGGACGCGTGGCAGTTCGTCTCCATCGACGTGCCCACCGAGCCGGAGAGGGTCAAGGCGATCCCGAACGTCCCCAACGCAGGCGGCCAGTACATTTCCACCGGAGCGTCTTCTAACTACTCCTTCGTGGACCGCGCGGTGTCCGTGCAGCTCAGCCGCAACAACGCGCTGGGTTCCATCGCTACCTGGTCCTACCCGAACCCGGAGGAAGTCACTGTGCCGGTGGACGCCGGTGCGGGCCAGTATCGAGGCGTGGGCCGCATGCTGATCCTGAACAAGCTCACGGACGTGGAAGACCAGCTCAAGCAGGCGAAGGATCGCCTGTACAGCCCGCGGTCCGCCACCCAGCTGGACGCGATCCGCAGCGAAATGGGCCAGGGCGAAGCGACCGGCGAGCTGGCGGCAGACCCGATCGTGTTCGTGGTGTCCTCCATGGCCGGTGGCGCTGGCGCGTCGATGGCGCTGGATGTGTGCCGTCTGCTGTCCGGCCTGGAACTGAGCAACTACCAGGGCCGTTCCTCGTTGTTTATGGTCACCCCTGACGTGTTCAAGACCGCCGGTTCCGCGGATTCCTTTGTGGGCACCAGCCCGAACGCGCTGGCCATGTTCGGCGAGCTCGCCGCGGGCCAGTTCGGCGAGGGCACTAAGTCCGACGAGCTGCTGTACGAGGCCTTGGGTTACCAGGGCAACCTGGACGACACGCTCGTGTCCCGCGTATTCCCGGTGGGCATCTCCGCCGGCGTGAACGCCGTCCCGATCGCTGAAGGTGCGGGACCGTCCACGGTGTACCGCGCGCTCGGCCGCGGCCTGGCTGCCCTGACCACCGACACCACCATGATGGAGAACTTCGTTCAGTACCAGCTGGGTAACCCTGGTGGCCTGTCCTACGACCATGACTACTACGGCTGGGGGCTGGGCGGCGCTAGCTCCGACTCCGTGCCGTGGGGCACCTTCGGTTACGGCCGTCTTGCCATGGGACGCGACCGCTACGGCGAGTACGCCGCGCAGCGCTTGGCGTCCTCCGCCGTGAACACCCTGAAGAACGGTTTCAAGTTCACCGGCAGCGTCGATTCCGACGACGACCAGCTGGACCAGCGTCTGGAAAAGTCCTGGCAGAACATCCAGCGCCGCCTGGCCAACACGCTGCCGCTGCCGGCGGACGAGCGCCAGACCGCAGCCAACGCCGCGGAGACAGACCAGGCCTGGGCGTCCAACCGCTTCAGCGACACTGCCGTGGCGTGGGCGCAAAGCCGCGTGGACATGATGAAGAGCAGCAACGTTGTCCCGGCTCCGGAAAGCCGCAAGGGCGCGGAGTGGGCAAACGACGTGGAGGCCAGCCTGTCCAGCGCATACCGCAACCGCCAGCTGGTGGCAGATGACGTGCAGGGTGTCACCAACGGCAGCGGCCCGCTCTACCGCGCCGTGTACCAATGGGCTGGTGCGGATGAGCTGCAGCGCGAGGTGCTCGAGGTGCTCTCCGTGGAGATCGGCCGCTACGGCGTGGCGTTCGGCTCCAAGCTGCTCAAGACCATCCGCCAGCACGTCTCCGACGCCGCGGCGCGTCTGCGCCAGACCCAGCTGTCTGAGGGCCTGTTCCTAGACAGCCAGCTCGGCGCGGAGATCCGCGGCCAGCGCGGCAAGATCGTCGGCGACGGCTACCTCGACCGCATCTACGGCAGCGTGCGCGACCAGCTCTGGTACATCGCCATGGGCAACATGATGCGCCTGGCCGGCAACGTGCTGGAGGATTTCGCCCGCTACTTCCTGGCGGACTTCGACTCGGAGATCCAGGCGGCGCACCGCGAGCTCAACCACGACCTGACCTTGGACAACGACCCGAGCTTGGGCGTGGCGCAGATGAAGACGAACGTGCCGCGCCTGTGGCCGAGCGAAGAGGTCGACGTGGTGCCGGACCGTTTCAGCAACGCGGCCAACGAGGTCATGATCACCGAGCCGGAACACTACCCGGGCCAGTTCGAGGAAGACGTGATCCAGTCCGTGATCACCGACGAGAACCGGCAGCTGCGTTTCGACGACGCACTGGTGGAAGCCGCCCGCCAGATTGTGGCCGGCGACTGGCGCTCCGACGCGGACGCGGACGACGCCCCGCGTGATCTGCTCACCCTGGTGCAGCCGTGGGTGCCGCGTGCACTGACCTCCGTGCCGGACTCTGCAGACCTGCGCAATGAGACCAACGGCAAAGTGGAACTGAAGGTCCGCTCGGAGCACGTGCTGGACCGCTCCCGCAAATTCGTGGGCCGCGCCGGGTTCTCCTTCTCCCGCTTCATTGAGACTTCGCTGCGCTCCTACATCCTGGACGCGCCGGATGAGCCGACCCGCGCGGCCCGCCGCGAGGATATCGCCGGCAAGTTCGCCCAGGCGATGACGAAGGCGCTGCCGCTGGCACAGATTAACTCCAGCCTGCTGCAGGAACTGTATCCAGACGACTCGAACGCGAAATACAAGTTCAACTTCTCCACCGTGCCGTTCGCGGGCGATAGCGCGATGGCAGAAAAACTCACGAAGGTGGAGAGCAGCTACCCCAACGCGGAGTACGACGCGAAAAACCCGCTCGGTGGCGCACTGCAAACCAATGGTGAACAGCGCGAGATCAGCATCTACGGCTCCTACCCGAACTACCTGCCGGTGGTATTCGACTCGATCCTGCCGTCCGCAGCGCGCCAGTGGGACAAGCTGACCCTGCCGAACGCGCGCACGGCCTTCTGGCAGATGCGCCGCGCCCGCCCGATCAACGCGGCGACCCCGCTGACTGACGCGGAACGCCAGGCCATGATTAACGGCTGGTACGTGGGCCGCCTGATCGGCACCACTATCTTCCCGGGCGACAAGAATCGCGCGACCGGCCAGGACGGCATCCACGTGTTCGATCCGGTGACGCAGAGCTGGGAGGACTTCGATACTCCGCTACTCACCCCGCCGTCGAAGATGCGCACGAACTACGACTGGCTGCCGGCCATCCTGGAGTCACTGCCCATGGCGTGGGCAAAGGCGGACGAGTCGCCCGCGTTGTCCTCGCTGAACCCCTACCGCGCGCTGCGCCACAACTGGGACGCTACCGAAAGCGCGCCCGCGACTGCCCGCAACGCTACGCGCGGCTACGACCTATTGCGCAAGTGGCTTTTCGACGGCATCCGCATCGGCGGCGAACAGGCCCAGCACACGCTCGTGCAGGGCACTGGGCCCGAGGTCTCGCCGGAGGCACGTCGAGACGCTGCAATTGCGTGGCTGCAGGCGGAAGGCAAGCGCGCCCTGCAGCTGGTACCGACGAAGCGGCTGCCCTCCACCACCCCTCCGGGTGGCCAACAGCGCGAACTGGCGGACATCTCCGACCGCAACGTGGCTATGCGTGTGCCGCTGATGATCGACATCGCGAACGGCGTGCTCAAGATGGCCGAGGACTTGATCGGTGCGATCCGCGAGGCCTACGAGGCTGGCCCGCCGGAGCAGGACACCGTGTACGGCGAGACCGGTCTGGACTACCTGGATTCTAACGACACCAGCGGCTCCAGCTCCGCAAACGGCCAGATCAACGACATCTTCGGCGGCTTCTAA
- a CDS encoding vWA domain-containing protein, with product MQINRILAASATAALVAGTSMLGATAQAPAQESSLPQLGSCLAQKNTLDIVLLMDESGSLEYEAKDGQVDKNKPGTDVEGNRVDAAQSFIDELVTRQEDTGVDVNVRIAGFGQDYKSGATLPGEYGEWINLDGGSASKAKDEIAAFKERTGEDYTNYTNALSGAYQDLTRSGSQDPCRMVVTFTDGDLTAADGRDGAEEELCRPGGVTDRLRAAGVTNVGIGLSAPHLPSDFSLFRSLTQGGGPCGTAAPNGAFFEASNVGGLFAAFHSALSTGNAVSTMSKADDAFNIALDDSISQLRFAAIEQEDLGDNAVLTLTAPNGEELKLGESGSATLQGAEVEWETITDPVLKTNARMTLADGQSWAGNWALKFADIDPNAAGQDVFTVAELQPGLAVRVGGGEEGTVERNNEQDIELQLIDASGNPRPMQGTANSRVTFHPENGEPQVLEENLDLSSGSAAIPAAKIAKLPAFGRLEVETAVTTKGEPGTKLTPFLNASALSVGLQNLPKINGGIAYNAEETTVTTEIPVKGPGKVWLPEGSTVAAEQLPENIGTVQVASDHNSPDNALEVQAGEEKTLPVTLSINELSDGLVNGSVPLSISALDGADEASVAVPVEGSYTVPLSKGGFALGFILALLGALVIPLAILYAIRWITSTIPRQRFGYYRMVVDDHNGRLTYDGAPQPNINILDVNSNSIPEPTRSFNAGGRQFSVRNGNPNPLAASPVVADVVPSVSGGDGAHIKGKAKLPLAVQGEWMVAGLGGDRYEVIALPRLPMSEEEKTRLEGEISTEMLSRIEKLKSLEPAAPAAPEPAEPAGPSAPEQPQGFGPNFGPGNTNSPFGPGNSPFSDK from the coding sequence ATGCAGATCAACCGCATCCTTGCCGCCTCGGCCACCGCAGCCCTGGTGGCGGGCACGAGCATGCTCGGCGCCACCGCGCAGGCCCCAGCGCAGGAGAGCTCGCTACCGCAGCTCGGATCCTGCCTGGCGCAGAAGAACACCCTCGACATCGTGCTGCTCATGGACGAATCCGGCAGCCTGGAGTACGAGGCCAAAGACGGCCAGGTGGACAAGAACAAGCCGGGCACCGACGTTGAGGGCAACCGCGTGGACGCCGCGCAAAGCTTTATCGACGAGCTGGTCACTCGCCAGGAAGACACCGGCGTGGACGTGAACGTGCGCATCGCCGGCTTCGGCCAGGACTACAAGTCCGGCGCCACCCTTCCCGGCGAGTACGGCGAGTGGATCAACCTGGACGGTGGCAGTGCCTCCAAGGCGAAGGACGAGATCGCCGCGTTCAAAGAACGCACGGGCGAGGACTACACCAACTACACCAACGCCCTGTCCGGTGCGTACCAGGACCTGACCCGCTCCGGCAGCCAGGACCCGTGCCGCATGGTGGTCACATTCACCGACGGCGACCTCACCGCGGCGGACGGCCGCGACGGCGCCGAGGAGGAGCTGTGCCGTCCCGGCGGTGTGACGGACCGCCTCCGCGCCGCCGGAGTGACCAACGTGGGCATTGGCCTTTCCGCGCCCCACCTGCCCAGCGATTTCTCGCTGTTTCGCTCCCTGACCCAGGGTGGCGGCCCGTGCGGCACCGCAGCACCGAACGGTGCGTTCTTCGAAGCCTCCAATGTCGGCGGCCTGTTCGCCGCGTTCCACAGCGCCCTTTCCACCGGCAACGCTGTGAGCACGATGTCCAAGGCGGACGACGCATTCAACATCGCTCTCGACGATTCCATCAGCCAGCTGCGCTTCGCCGCAATCGAGCAGGAGGATCTGGGCGACAACGCGGTGCTCACCCTTACCGCCCCGAACGGCGAGGAGCTAAAGCTGGGCGAGTCCGGCTCCGCCACCCTCCAGGGCGCCGAGGTGGAGTGGGAAACCATCACTGATCCGGTGCTGAAAACCAACGCGCGCATGACGCTCGCGGACGGCCAGTCTTGGGCCGGCAATTGGGCCCTGAAGTTCGCGGACATCGACCCGAACGCCGCTGGTCAGGACGTGTTTACCGTCGCTGAACTGCAGCCGGGCCTTGCGGTACGCGTCGGCGGTGGCGAGGAAGGCACCGTCGAGCGCAACAATGAGCAAGACATTGAGCTGCAGCTTATAGACGCCTCCGGAAACCCCCGCCCCATGCAGGGCACCGCAAATTCGCGCGTGACGTTCCACCCTGAGAACGGGGAGCCGCAGGTGCTGGAGGAGAACCTGGATCTTTCCTCCGGCTCCGCGGCGATCCCGGCCGCGAAGATCGCGAAGCTGCCGGCGTTCGGCCGCCTCGAGGTGGAAACTGCGGTGACCACGAAGGGCGAGCCGGGCACCAAGCTCACCCCGTTCCTCAACGCCTCCGCCCTGTCGGTGGGCCTGCAGAACCTGCCCAAGATCAACGGCGGCATTGCCTACAACGCGGAAGAGACCACCGTGACCACGGAGATCCCGGTGAAGGGCCCGGGCAAGGTGTGGCTGCCGGAAGGCTCCACCGTCGCCGCTGAGCAGTTGCCGGAGAACATCGGCACCGTGCAGGTGGCCTCGGACCACAACTCCCCGGACAACGCCCTTGAGGTGCAGGCCGGCGAGGAGAAGACCCTGCCGGTGACGCTGTCTATCAACGAGCTGTCAGACGGCCTGGTCAACGGTTCCGTGCCGCTGAGCATCTCAGCCCTGGACGGTGCGGACGAGGCGTCGGTGGCGGTGCCGGTGGAGGGGTCCTACACCGTGCCGCTGAGCAAGGGCGGCTTCGCCCTCGGCTTCATCCTGGCGCTTTTGGGCGCGCTGGTGATCCCGCTTGCGATCCTGTACGCGATCCGCTGGATCACCAGTACCATCCCGCGCCAGCGCTTCGGCTACTACCGCATGGTGGTGGACGACCACAACGGTCGCCTCACCTACGACGGCGCACCGCAGCCGAACATCAACATCCTGGACGTCAACTCCAACTCGATTCCGGAGCCGACCCGCTCCTTCAACGCCGGCGGCCGCCAGTTCAGCGTGCGCAACGGCAACCCCAACCCGCTGGCGGCGTCGCCGGTGGTGGCGGACGTCGTGCCGTCTGTAAGCGGTGGCGACGGCGCCCACATCAAGGGCAAGGCGAAGCTGCCGCTGGCGGTGCAGGGCGAGTGGATGGTCGCAGGCCTCGGCGGCGACCGCTACGAGGTCATCGCGCTGCCGCGCCTGCCCATGAGCGAGGAGGAGAAGACCCGCCTGGAAGGCGAGATCTCCACCGAGATGCTCAGCCGCATTGAAAAGCTGAAGTCCCTGGAACCGGCAGCGCCTGCAGCGCCTGAACCTGCTGAGCCTGCTGGACCTTCAGCGCCGGAGCAGCCGCAGGGCTTCGGCCCGAACTTCGGTCCCGGTAACACCAATTCCCCCTTCGGGCCTGGTAACAGCCCGTTTAGCGATAAGTAA
- a CDS encoding helix-turn-helix transcriptional regulator, with the protein MERPHAPRPAGDLLNAVGHLSVKQLEVFHVIQENPDGIQVAEIGKALGMHPNTVRGHLEELLSAGVVSRRVAPGTGRGRPSHVYTARVARTNLASHSMIALVEVLANTLADQDTDSARRLGRQWAERVNTRRHENLRVDLDTAERHTCQTLREMGFDPAPRPDAASAKVREIGLNACPFIAEEGTRPAPVVCALHEGFLDRGAGDVEVQLIPHDRPGQCGTRLTKREV; encoded by the coding sequence ATGGAACGCCCTCACGCGCCCCGTCCCGCCGGTGATTTGCTCAACGCGGTCGGCCACCTCAGCGTAAAGCAGCTCGAGGTGTTTCACGTGATCCAGGAAAACCCGGACGGCATCCAGGTCGCCGAAATAGGCAAAGCCCTCGGCATGCACCCGAACACCGTGCGCGGCCACCTGGAGGAGCTCCTGTCCGCGGGAGTGGTCTCCCGCCGCGTCGCCCCCGGCACCGGCCGCGGCCGCCCCTCGCACGTCTATACCGCCCGCGTGGCGCGCACGAACCTGGCCTCACACTCCATGATTGCCTTGGTGGAGGTGCTGGCCAACACCCTGGCCGACCAGGACACCGACAGCGCGAGGCGCCTCGGCCGCCAGTGGGCTGAGCGGGTGAACACCCGCCGCCACGAAAACCTGCGGGTGGACCTGGACACCGCGGAGCGCCACACGTGCCAGACCCTGCGCGAGATGGGCTTCGACCCGGCGCCGCGCCCAGACGCCGCCAGCGCCAAGGTGCGCGAGATCGGCCTCAACGCCTGCCCCTTCATTGCCGAAGAGGGTACCCGCCCCGCCCCGGTGGTCTGCGCGCTGCACGAGGGCTTTTTGGACCGGGGCGCCGGCGACGTGGAGGTGCAGCTTATCCCGCACGACCGCCCCGGCCAGTGCGGCACCCGCCTGACCAAACGGGAGGTTTAG
- a CDS encoding globin domain-containing protein, producing MYNDTLPDSTHAHLSQEHADTVKATLQPVGENIQTIANTFYSKMFAAHPELISDLFNRGNQKQQAQQKALAASVVKFASHLVDDSAPDPVVMLNRIAHKHVSLGVTESQYQIVYENLMAAIAEVLGDAVTPEVAEAWSAVYWLMADVLIKAEKDLYASDGVADGDVFRRGTVVEKTELSSTVTAFTVEGDFTQPKPGQYTSIGVKLDDGARQLRQYSIIEGSPARYRIAVQKDGEVSTFLMERVNVGDAVDVTLAAGDLVLQPGERPVVLISSGIGSTPLTGILRHLAQSGDPRRVTYVHSDDSEESWAQAQETRELVDELKDGSLQTYFRGDAERVDVDALDVAGADVYLCGGTGFLQSLREDLKQLPADKAPANVYYELFSPNDWLVA from the coding sequence ATGTACAACGACACACTCCCAGACTCAACCCACGCACACCTCTCCCAGGAGCACGCCGACACCGTCAAGGCGACGCTCCAACCGGTGGGCGAAAACATCCAGACCATCGCGAACACCTTCTACTCCAAGATGTTCGCGGCCCACCCCGAGCTCATCTCCGACCTGTTCAACCGCGGCAACCAGAAGCAGCAGGCGCAGCAGAAGGCGCTCGCGGCGTCGGTGGTGAAGTTCGCGTCGCATCTTGTGGACGACTCCGCGCCGGACCCGGTGGTCATGCTCAACCGCATCGCGCACAAGCACGTCTCCCTCGGCGTGACCGAGTCGCAGTACCAGATCGTGTACGAGAACTTGATGGCCGCGATCGCAGAAGTGCTCGGCGACGCCGTCACGCCCGAGGTGGCGGAGGCCTGGAGCGCGGTGTACTGGCTCATGGCAGACGTGCTGATCAAGGCCGAGAAGGACCTCTACGCCTCCGACGGGGTCGCCGATGGCGACGTGTTCCGCCGCGGCACGGTGGTGGAAAAGACCGAACTTTCGAGCACCGTGACCGCGTTCACCGTGGAGGGCGACTTTACGCAGCCGAAGCCGGGCCAGTACACGTCTATAGGCGTCAAGCTTGACGACGGCGCACGTCAGCTGCGCCAATACTCCATCATCGAAGGCAGCCCGGCGCGCTACCGCATCGCGGTGCAGAAAGACGGCGAGGTCTCCACGTTTCTGATGGAGCGTGTCAATGTCGGCGATGCCGTGGACGTGACACTGGCCGCCGGTGACCTGGTACTGCAGCCGGGCGAGCGCCCAGTCGTGCTGATCTCCTCCGGCATCGGTTCCACTCCGTTGACCGGCATCCTCCGCCACCTGGCGCAAAGCGGTGACCCGCGCCGGGTGACGTACGTGCATTCCGACGACTCCGAGGAATCCTGGGCGCAGGCGCAGGAAACCCGCGAGCTGGTGGATGAGCTGAAGGATGGGTCGCTGCAGACCTACTTCCGCGGCGACGCTGAGCGCGTCGACGTGGACGCGCTCGACGTCGCCGGCGCGGACGTGTACCTCTGCGGCGGCACCGGCTTCCTCCAGTCGCTGCGCGAGGACCTGAAGCAGCTGCCCGCCGACAAGGCCCCCGCCAACGTGTACTACGAGCTGTTCAGCCCGAACGACTGGTTGGTGGCCTAA
- a CDS encoding SRPBCC family protein codes for MPATREEVYRAITKPNSWWDQKVEGEAGVKGGEFHAEEGDFSVQEADDGKRVVWNVEPTEGEWDDTSLIFDIEEDEGKTKVNFTHRGIRPHDRGYDEIAKTWKDRIAKGLQPLINREENS; via the coding sequence GTGCCCGCCACCCGCGAGGAGGTCTACCGCGCGATCACCAAACCCAACAGCTGGTGGGACCAGAAGGTCGAGGGCGAGGCCGGCGTGAAAGGCGGCGAGTTCCACGCCGAGGAGGGCGACTTCTCCGTGCAAGAAGCCGACGACGGCAAACGCGTGGTCTGGAACGTCGAACCCACCGAAGGCGAGTGGGACGACACCTCGCTCATCTTCGACATCGAGGAAGATGAGGGCAAAACCAAGGTCAATTTCACCCACCGCGGTATCCGCCCGCACGACCGCGGGTACGACGAAATTGCCAAGACCTGGAAGGACCGCATTGCCAAGGGCCTGCAGCCTTTGATCAACCGGGAGGAAAATTCGTAG